One Cellulomonas soli DNA window includes the following coding sequences:
- a CDS encoding O-acetylhomoserine aminocarboxypropyltransferase/cysteine synthase family protein → MTEHRFGFRTRALHAGGIPDAVTGARAVPIYQTTSFVFQDTADAANLFALQKYGNIYSRIGNPTVAALEERLASLEGGIGAVATASGMSAEFITFAALVGTGDHVVASAQLYGGTVTQLDVTLRRFGVETTFVPGTDPADYAAAIRPETKVLYTEVIANPSGEIADLAGLAQVAHEAGIPLVVDATLATPYLVRPIEHGADIVIHSVTKFLGGHGTTLGGVVVESGRFDWGNGKFPQMTEPVPSYGGVSWWGNFGEYGFLTKLRSEQLRDIGPALSPQSAFQLLQGVETLPQRLDAHLANARTVAQWLDADPRVAYVSWAGLPGHVHHERARRYLPLGPGSVFAFGLAPVGERDARDIGRTFIEQLQLASHLANVGDARTLVIHPASTTHQQLSADQLAAAGVPGDLVRLSVGLEDADDILWDLDQALSAATGLTREGTPTAVAPPDAQPATTAPDSTRTETTR, encoded by the coding sequence ATGACCGAGCACCGCTTCGGCTTCCGCACCCGCGCGCTGCACGCCGGCGGCATCCCTGACGCCGTCACCGGCGCTCGTGCCGTGCCGATCTACCAGACCACCTCGTTCGTGTTCCAGGACACCGCGGACGCCGCGAACCTGTTCGCGCTGCAGAAGTACGGGAACATCTACTCCCGCATCGGCAACCCCACGGTCGCCGCGCTCGAGGAGCGCCTGGCCTCGCTCGAGGGTGGCATCGGTGCGGTCGCCACGGCCTCGGGCATGTCGGCGGAGTTCATCACCTTCGCCGCGCTCGTCGGAACCGGGGACCACGTGGTCGCCTCCGCCCAGCTGTACGGCGGGACCGTCACGCAGCTCGACGTCACGCTGCGCCGGTTCGGTGTCGAGACGACGTTCGTCCCGGGCACCGACCCCGCCGACTACGCCGCCGCGATCCGCCCGGAGACCAAGGTGCTCTACACCGAGGTCATCGCCAACCCCTCCGGCGAGATCGCCGACCTGGCCGGGCTCGCGCAGGTCGCGCACGAGGCGGGCATCCCGTTGGTGGTCGACGCGACGCTCGCCACCCCGTACCTCGTGCGCCCGATCGAGCACGGCGCCGACATCGTCATCCACTCGGTGACCAAGTTCCTCGGCGGGCACGGCACCACGCTGGGCGGGGTCGTCGTGGAGTCGGGGCGGTTCGACTGGGGCAACGGCAAGTTCCCCCAGATGACCGAGCCGGTCCCCTCCTACGGCGGGGTCAGCTGGTGGGGCAACTTCGGGGAGTACGGGTTCCTCACCAAGCTGCGCTCCGAGCAGCTGCGCGACATCGGACCCGCACTGTCGCCGCAGTCCGCCTTCCAGCTGCTGCAGGGCGTCGAGACGCTCCCGCAGCGCCTGGACGCCCACCTGGCCAACGCCCGCACGGTGGCGCAGTGGCTCGACGCCGACCCGCGCGTGGCGTACGTCAGCTGGGCGGGCCTGCCCGGGCACGTGCACCACGAGCGCGCCCGCCGCTACCTGCCGCTCGGGCCCGGTTCGGTCTTCGCATTCGGGCTCGCGCCCGTCGGCGAGCGGGACGCCCGCGACATCGGTCGAACGTTCATCGAGCAGCTGCAGCTGGCCAGCCACCTGGCCAACGTCGGCGACGCCCGCACGCTCGTCATCCACCCGGCCTCGACGACGCACCAGCAGCTGTCCGCGGATCAGCTGGCCGCCGCAGGCGTCCCGGGTGACCTCGTGCGGCTCAGCGTGGGGCTCGAGGACGCCGACGACATCTTGTGGGACCTCGACCAGGCGTTGTCCGCCGCGACCGGGCTCACCCGCGAGGGCACCCCGACCGCGGTGGCCCCGCCCGACGCGCAACCCGCCACGACCGCACCCGACTCGACCCGGACGGAGACGACCCGATGA
- a CDS encoding CoA-binding protein: protein MSARTWIGPSAPERLGILRATRSIAIVGASDNPSRASNFVATYLLSSSPYEVYFVNPRVREILGHPVYPSLDALPVVPDLVEVFRRAEDLPTVLEETIAVGAKTLWLQLGAWDEDVARRGEAAGLQVVMDRCVKIEHARFHGGLHLAGFDTGVISSRRARL from the coding sequence ATGAGCGCGCGCACCTGGATCGGGCCGAGCGCCCCGGAGCGGCTGGGGATCCTGCGCGCCACCCGCTCGATCGCGATCGTCGGCGCCTCCGACAACCCCTCACGGGCGAGCAACTTCGTGGCCACCTACCTGCTGTCGAGCTCGCCGTACGAGGTGTACTTCGTCAACCCGCGCGTGCGCGAGATCCTCGGGCACCCGGTGTACCCGAGCCTGGACGCGCTTCCCGTGGTGCCCGACCTGGTCGAGGTGTTCCGTCGCGCCGAGGACCTGCCCACGGTCCTCGAGGAGACGATCGCGGTCGGGGCGAAGACCCTGTGGCTGCAGCTCGGCGCGTGGGACGAGGACGTCGCCCGGCGCGGCGAGGCGGCCGGCCTGCAGGTCGTGATGGACCGCTGCGTGAAGATCGAGCACGCGCGCTTCCACGGCGGCCTGCACCTGGCCGGTTTCGACACGGGCGTCATCAGCTCCCGTCGGGCACGCCTCTGA
- a CDS encoding MGMT family protein, with protein MDDDYLEAVLDLVAQIPSGRAMTYGTIADVLAERMQAQGHPRRGGPRQVGQVMSRAGGGVPWWRVVDAAGRPPQHHRTRALTELRAEGTPLSADGERVALRRAIWFPDETG; from the coding sequence GTGGACGACGACTACCTCGAGGCGGTGCTCGACCTCGTCGCGCAGATCCCGTCCGGTCGGGCGATGACGTACGGCACGATCGCCGACGTCCTCGCCGAACGGATGCAGGCGCAGGGGCACCCGCGTCGCGGTGGGCCACGGCAGGTGGGTCAGGTGATGAGCCGCGCGGGCGGTGGCGTGCCCTGGTGGCGGGTGGTCGACGCAGCAGGCCGACCCCCGCAGCACCATCGCACGCGGGCACTGACGGAGCTGCGCGCCGAGGGCACGCCGTTGTCGGCCGACGGCGAGCGGGTCGCGCTGCGACGGGCCATCTGGTTCCCCGACGAGACGGGCTGA
- a CDS encoding PP2C family protein-serine/threonine phosphatase — protein sequence MATRPSSSAASEAALRARTRWQRIARQNQVALTGVLVGLVLAIGLGTQRAPGWFPVTACLVVVVLAALLLRYQAVLVVGIVAAGMTWLLWWGGSTDVTQGDLLAVTLAAAASAWFALGRQGPPLRGATGGLMIVDLRDRLAAHGRIPALPDGWRVESVVRSAHADAFSGDFVVSSTHRDGPELEIVVVDVSGKGQEAGVRSLQLSGAFGGLLGAMPREQFLPAANDYLLDQVWDEGFASAVHMSLDQGTGEYWVASAGHPPPVHLHAGSGAIEVLDTIGSPALGVVDALACRGVTGRIEPGDILMLYTDGLVDAPGLDLEQATDRLLGVAEAVLSTRRGGADAVLDALRSDEGDDRALVLVRRE from the coding sequence ATGGCGACGCGTCCCAGCTCCTCCGCCGCCTCGGAGGCGGCGCTGCGGGCACGCACGCGGTGGCAGCGGATCGCCCGGCAGAACCAGGTCGCGCTGACCGGCGTGCTGGTGGGGCTCGTGCTCGCCATCGGGCTGGGCACGCAACGGGCCCCGGGGTGGTTCCCGGTGACGGCCTGCCTCGTCGTCGTCGTGCTCGCGGCGCTGCTGCTGCGCTACCAGGCGGTGCTCGTGGTCGGCATCGTCGCCGCCGGGATGACCTGGCTGCTGTGGTGGGGCGGCTCCACCGACGTGACCCAGGGCGACCTGCTCGCCGTGACGCTCGCCGCTGCTGCGTCGGCATGGTTCGCCCTCGGGCGGCAGGGGCCGCCGCTGCGCGGGGCGACCGGCGGGCTGATGATCGTCGACCTGCGCGACCGGCTGGCGGCGCACGGCCGCATCCCGGCGCTGCCCGACGGCTGGCGTGTGGAGTCGGTCGTGCGCTCGGCGCACGCGGACGCGTTCTCCGGGGACTTCGTGGTGTCGAGCACGCACCGGGACGGCCCCGAGCTCGAGATCGTGGTCGTCGACGTCTCGGGCAAGGGGCAGGAGGCCGGGGTGCGCTCGTTGCAGCTCTCGGGGGCGTTCGGCGGCCTGCTGGGTGCCATGCCGCGCGAGCAGTTCCTGCCCGCGGCCAACGACTACCTGCTCGACCAGGTGTGGGACGAGGGCTTCGCCTCGGCGGTGCACATGAGCCTCGACCAGGGCACGGGCGAGTACTGGGTCGCCTCGGCGGGTCATCCGCCTCCCGTGCACCTGCACGCCGGGTCGGGCGCGATCGAGGTGCTCGACACGATCGGCAGCCCGGCGCTCGGGGTGGTCGACGCCCTCGCGTGCCGGGGGGTCACCGGGCGCATCGAGCCGGGCGACATCCTCATGCTCTACACCGACGGCCTGGTCGACGCCCCCGGGCTGGACCTGGAGCAGGCCACGGACCGGCTGCTCGGCGTCGCCGAGGCGGTGCTGTCGACGCGGCGCGGTGGGGCTGACGCGGTGCTGGACGCGCTGCGCTCGGACGAGGGCGACGACCGGGCCCTTGTCCTCGTCCGCCGGGAGTGA
- a CDS encoding GNAT family N-acetyltransferase, whose protein sequence is MTSPSFPRALPTGLRFVPLTADDKPAVLDLDTWAFPGTVPVAELEAMPFPLTWDRSWGVRGEDVEDGPLLGIHGSYPFGAFPVPGATVPVSGLTWVGVHPQARRRGILSAMIDRHLSDCVERGEPVSALFAAEPAIYGRFGYGSAADDIKVTLARGAALRDVPGSAEHTARIEHATQDAHGALVDTVHRAAGSAAGGGLGRPGWATRQTPELQASFWSDPPQWRNGGESLRILVVERDGQPRGYALFRRKSVWEDAGPRGTVHVREAVALDAAAAHALLSRLLDLDLMASVHVGMLPTDDALLGLLVDTRAGERRVSDNVWVRVVDVPAALAARRYAADVDVTLAVRDERLASNTGTWRVRARAFEADVHVERTQAPADLALDVRELGSAYLGGRALTGLAQAGLVDVREAAALGRASAAFGWPVAPVCSWVF, encoded by the coding sequence ATGACCAGCCCGTCCTTCCCCCGCGCCCTGCCCACCGGTCTGCGGTTCGTCCCGCTCACCGCCGACGACAAGCCCGCCGTGCTCGACCTGGACACCTGGGCCTTCCCGGGGACCGTCCCGGTCGCCGAGCTCGAGGCGATGCCGTTCCCGCTCACGTGGGACCGCTCGTGGGGCGTGCGCGGTGAGGACGTCGAGGACGGCCCCCTCCTCGGCATCCACGGGTCGTACCCGTTCGGCGCCTTCCCGGTGCCCGGCGCGACCGTCCCCGTCTCGGGCCTCACCTGGGTCGGGGTGCACCCGCAGGCGCGTCGTCGCGGCATCCTCTCGGCGATGATCGACCGCCACCTGTCCGACTGCGTCGAGCGCGGCGAGCCCGTCTCGGCGCTGTTCGCCGCCGAGCCTGCCATCTACGGCCGCTTCGGCTACGGGTCCGCAGCCGACGACATCAAGGTCACGCTCGCGCGCGGGGCTGCCCTGCGAGACGTCCCGGGGTCGGCCGAGCACACGGCCCGCATCGAGCATGCGACGCAGGACGCGCACGGCGCACTGGTCGACACCGTGCACCGTGCGGCCGGCAGCGCGGCGGGCGGCGGCCTGGGCCGACCGGGGTGGGCGACCCGGCAGACGCCCGAGCTGCAGGCCTCCTTCTGGTCCGACCCGCCGCAGTGGCGCAACGGCGGGGAGTCGCTGCGGATCCTCGTCGTCGAGCGGGACGGGCAGCCGCGCGGCTACGCGCTGTTCCGGCGCAAGTCCGTCTGGGAGGACGCCGGACCGCGCGGCACGGTGCACGTGCGCGAGGCCGTCGCGCTCGACGCGGCCGCGGCGCACGCGCTGTTGAGCCGGCTGCTGGACCTCGACCTCATGGCGAGCGTGCACGTCGGGATGCTCCCCACCGACGACGCGCTGCTCGGCCTGCTGGTCGACACCCGGGCCGGCGAACGGCGCGTGAGCGACAACGTGTGGGTCCGCGTGGTCGACGTGCCCGCTGCGCTCGCCGCGCGCCGCTACGCCGCCGACGTCGACGTGACCCTCGCGGTGCGCGACGAACGCCTGGCCTCGAACACCGGCACGTGGCGCGTGCGGGCCCGGGCGTTCGAGGCGGACGTGCACGTCGAGCGCACGCAGGCCCCCGCCGACCTCGCGCTGGACGTGCGCGAGCTGGGCTCGGCGTACCTGGGCGGGCGCGCGCTCACCGGGCTCGCGCAGGCCGGGCTGGTCGACGTGCGTGAGGCCGCCGCGCTGGGCCGGGCATCGGCCGCCTTCGGCTGGCCGGTCGCGCCGGTGTGCTCCTGGGTGTTCTAG
- a CDS encoding ribose-5-phosphate isomerase, with translation MRIHVAADHAGFELKAALVDHLRDAGHEVVDHGAHAYDSQDDYPPMCLAAGEAVVADPGSLGVVIGGSGNGEQIAANKVDGVRAALAWNLDTARLGRQHNDANVIAVGARQHTVAEALSFVDAFVAEPFSGDPRHQRRIDLLAQYEASRS, from the coding sequence ATGCGCATCCACGTCGCCGCCGACCATGCCGGGTTCGAGCTCAAGGCAGCTCTCGTCGATCACCTGCGGGACGCAGGTCACGAGGTCGTCGACCACGGCGCCCACGCGTACGACTCCCAGGACGACTACCCGCCCATGTGCCTCGCGGCGGGCGAGGCGGTCGTGGCCGACCCGGGGTCGCTGGGCGTGGTGATCGGCGGGTCGGGCAACGGCGAGCAGATCGCCGCGAACAAGGTCGACGGCGTGCGTGCCGCGCTCGCCTGGAACCTGGACACCGCCCGGCTCGGCCGTCAGCACAACGACGCGAACGTGATCGCGGTCGGGGCGCGCCAGCACACCGTGGCCGAGGCGCTCTCGTTCGTGGACGCGTTCGTGGCCGAGCCGTTCAGCGGCGACCCGCGTCACCAGCGGCGCATCGACCTGCTCGCGCAGTACGAGGCCTCCCGCAGCTGA
- a CDS encoding M13 family metallopeptidase produces MTRSGIDLTALDPDVRPQDDLYAHVNGRWLASHEIPADRAMDGAFRALHDLSEERVRDIITAAAGHADGDGVEAKIGAVYAAFMDTDAVEAAGTTPLRADLDVVDAATDKAALIRALGQLQRTGAAGAVAFWVDNDAKDPQTYVVHLTQSGLGLPDESYYRDEQYAAVLSAYQPHVARMLLLAGVASDQTDADARATRVVALETALAAGHWDVVKDRDADLTYNKRTLLDLAAEATGFDWVAWADALGAPAGALDQLVVREPSFAEAFARLWSTETIESWKDWLAYHVVSARAPYLHDEVVQANFDFYGRTLTGAQELRDRWKRGVSLVEGVLGEAVGEVYVAQHFPAAHKERMETLVEHLVEAYRESISALDWMGQETKVKALAKLDAFTPKIGYPVRWRDYAALEVDASDLLGNVRRAFAFEQDRELHKIGRPIDRDEWFMTPQTVNAYYNPGMNEIVFPAAILQPPFFDADADDAVNFGGIGAVIGHEIGHGFDDQGSKYDGDGLLEDWWTAEDRAEFETRTKALIDQYSTFSPQQLDGSHHVNGALTIGENIGDLGGLSIALKAYRIALGRPLDEAPVIDGLTGTQRVFLGWAQVWQSKGRDEEVVRRLAIDPHSPNEFRCNGVVRNVDEFYAAYDVQPGDALYLAPEDRVRIW; encoded by the coding sequence ATGACGCGCAGCGGAATCGACCTGACCGCCCTCGACCCCGACGTCCGTCCGCAGGACGACCTCTACGCCCATGTGAACGGGCGCTGGCTGGCCTCGCACGAGATCCCCGCCGACCGTGCCATGGACGGCGCGTTCCGCGCGCTGCACGACCTGTCCGAGGAGCGGGTGCGCGACATCATCACGGCCGCCGCCGGGCACGCGGACGGCGACGGCGTGGAGGCGAAGATCGGCGCGGTCTACGCCGCGTTCATGGACACCGACGCGGTGGAGGCCGCCGGAACCACCCCCCTGCGGGCCGACCTGGACGTCGTCGATGCTGCCACCGACAAGGCCGCGCTGATCCGTGCCCTCGGGCAGCTGCAGCGCACGGGTGCGGCCGGCGCCGTGGCGTTCTGGGTCGACAACGACGCCAAGGACCCGCAGACGTACGTCGTGCACCTCACGCAGTCTGGTCTGGGCCTGCCCGACGAGTCGTACTACCGCGACGAGCAGTACGCGGCCGTGCTGAGCGCCTACCAGCCGCACGTGGCGCGCATGCTCCTGCTCGCCGGCGTCGCCTCGGACCAGACGGACGCGGACGCCCGTGCGACGCGCGTCGTGGCGCTCGAGACGGCCCTCGCGGCCGGTCACTGGGACGTCGTCAAGGACCGCGACGCCGATCTGACCTACAACAAGCGGACCCTGCTCGACCTGGCGGCCGAGGCCACCGGGTTCGACTGGGTGGCCTGGGCGGACGCCCTGGGGGCACCGGCCGGAGCGCTCGACCAGCTCGTGGTCCGCGAGCCCTCGTTCGCGGAGGCGTTCGCCCGGCTGTGGTCCACCGAGACGATCGAGAGCTGGAAGGACTGGCTCGCGTACCACGTCGTCAGCGCCCGTGCCCCGTACCTGCACGACGAGGTCGTGCAGGCGAACTTCGACTTCTACGGGCGCACGCTCACCGGCGCCCAGGAGCTGCGGGACCGGTGGAAGCGCGGCGTCTCGCTCGTCGAGGGCGTCCTCGGCGAGGCCGTCGGCGAGGTCTACGTCGCGCAGCACTTCCCGGCCGCGCACAAGGAGCGGATGGAGACGCTCGTCGAGCACCTGGTCGAGGCGTACCGCGAGTCGATCTCCGCCCTCGACTGGATGGGGCAGGAGACGAAGGTCAAGGCGCTGGCCAAGCTCGACGCCTTCACCCCGAAGATCGGCTACCCGGTGCGGTGGCGCGACTACGCGGCCCTCGAGGTCGACGCGAGCGACCTGCTGGGTAACGTGCGACGGGCCTTCGCGTTCGAGCAGGACCGCGAGCTGCACAAGATCGGCCGCCCGATCGACCGCGACGAGTGGTTCATGACCCCGCAGACGGTCAACGCCTACTACAACCCGGGCATGAACGAGATCGTCTTCCCGGCCGCGATCCTGCAGCCGCCGTTCTTCGACGCGGACGCCGACGACGCGGTCAACTTCGGTGGCATCGGCGCGGTCATCGGGCACGAGATCGGCCACGGCTTCGACGACCAGGGCTCCAAGTACGACGGCGACGGCCTGCTCGAGGACTGGTGGACGGCCGAGGACCGCGCCGAGTTCGAGACGCGCACCAAGGCCCTGATCGACCAGTACTCCACGTTCTCCCCGCAGCAGCTCGACGGCTCGCACCACGTCAACGGTGCGCTGACGATCGGGGAGAACATCGGCGACCTGGGCGGCCTGTCGATCGCGCTCAAGGCGTACCGCATCGCCCTGGGACGCCCGCTCGACGAGGCCCCGGTGATCGACGGGCTCACGGGCACCCAGCGGGTCTTCCTCGGCTGGGCGCAGGTGTGGCAGTCGAAGGGGCGCGACGAGGAGGTCGTGCGCCGCCTCGCGATCGACCCGCACTCCCCCAACGAGTTCCGCTGCAACGGCGTGGTCCGCAACGTCGACGAGTTCTACGCCGCGTACGACGTGCAGCCCGGCGACGCCCTCTACCTGGCACCCGAGGACCGCGTGCGGATCTGGTGA
- a CDS encoding mycothiol-dependent nitroreductase Rv2466c family protein translates to MTSTSPSVPVRQTADIWVDPACPWAWMTSRWVVEVEQVRDIDVRWHVMSLSVLNEGRDLPEEYRRLMDDSWAAVRVLTAAQELHGAAHVRPLYDALGTRRHPGQRRDTAAIIRESLDEAGLPASLAAYGDTDEMDGPLRASHAEAITLVGDDVGTPVVAVNGVGLFGPVMTPAPRGADAGRLWDGLALVTGVPGFYELKRTRTSGPVFD, encoded by the coding sequence GTGACCTCGACGTCCCCGTCCGTCCCTGTCCGCCAGACCGCCGACATCTGGGTCGACCCCGCCTGCCCGTGGGCGTGGATGACGTCCCGATGGGTCGTCGAGGTGGAGCAGGTGCGCGACATCGACGTGCGCTGGCACGTGATGAGCCTGTCCGTGCTGAACGAGGGTCGTGACCTGCCCGAGGAGTACCGCCGGTTGATGGACGACTCGTGGGCGGCCGTCCGTGTGCTGACCGCTGCCCAGGAACTGCACGGCGCCGCGCACGTGCGCCCGCTCTACGACGCCCTGGGGACCCGTCGGCACCCGGGTCAGCGCCGTGACACGGCCGCCATCATCCGGGAGTCGCTCGACGAGGCCGGGCTCCCGGCGTCGTTGGCCGCGTACGGCGACACCGACGAGATGGACGGGCCGCTGCGGGCCTCGCACGCCGAGGCGATCACGCTCGTCGGCGACGACGTCGGCACGCCCGTGGTCGCCGTGAACGGCGTCGGGCTGTTCGGCCCGGTCATGACGCCGGCGCCCCGGGGTGCCGACGCCGGTCGGCTGTGGGACGGCCTCGCCCTGGTCACCGGCGTGCCCGGCTTCTACGAGCTCAAGCGCACCCGCACGAGCGGGCCCGTCTTCGACTGA
- the pepN gene encoding aminopeptidase N, translating into MPGENLTRAEARERASVVRTASYDVTLDLSRSPKTFASRTVVRFSATPGAGTFVDLVAPAVHAITLNGHALDPAAVFSDSRIALEGLAEQNELVVDAECAFMHTGEGLHRFVDPVDDEVYLYSQFEVADSRRMFAVFDQPDLKAQFTFTVTAPAHWQVVSNSPQVGEPAPVPDGVNANGGVDRGTATWTFEPTPRISSYITAVVAGPYHVERGELTSSDGRTVPLGVYCRGSLAQHLDTDNILDVTRAGFAFYEEKFGVPYPFAKYDQLFVPEFNAGAMENAGAVTFLESYVFRSKVPEATVERRAVTILHELAHMWFGDLVTMRWWDDLWLNESFAEYASTLAAAEATRWTSAWTTFSSLEKSWAYRQDQLPSTHPIVADMRDLEDVEVNFDGITYAKGASVLKQLVAWVGQDEFFAGVRAYFAKHAWGNTELRDLLTELEVTSGRDLSAWSGLWLEQAGVTLLRPEIVTDAEGTITDFAVLQEVPDSHPVQRPHRLAIGGYDVQDGRLVRTLHVELDVDGARTPVPALVGRPRPDLLLVNDEDLAYAKTRLDPQSLATAITSLGLFDDSLPRTLVWAAAWDATRDGETPARDFVDLVLGNIEHETDSSVVLVLLRQLATALDLYVAPEHREATTVAATDRLLTLAEAAPGGSDTQLQLVKAFASHASTQAQLDSVAALLDGRQVLDGLSIDTDLRWELLASLVAGGRAGETDVAVQLSADPTATGQRASAAARAAIPTPEAKQRVWAAVVDADELPNALQAATIGGFGRVHDRGLLVPFVAPYFDALEKVWADRTNEMAQNIVVGLYPTDLADDERVDVLGATDAWLAEHEDAAPALRRLVLESRDGVRRTLAAQAADRLRA; encoded by the coding sequence GTGCCCGGTGAGAACCTGACCCGTGCCGAGGCGCGCGAGCGCGCCTCGGTCGTGCGGACCGCGTCGTACGACGTGACGCTCGACCTGTCGAGGAGCCCGAAGACCTTCGCCTCGCGCACCGTCGTCCGGTTCTCTGCGACCCCGGGCGCCGGGACGTTCGTCGACCTCGTCGCACCGGCCGTCCATGCGATCACCCTCAACGGTCACGCCCTGGACCCTGCCGCGGTGTTCTCCGACTCGCGCATCGCTCTGGAGGGGCTCGCCGAGCAGAACGAGCTGGTCGTCGACGCCGAGTGCGCGTTCATGCACACCGGCGAGGGGCTGCACCGGTTCGTGGACCCGGTCGACGACGAGGTGTACCTGTACTCGCAGTTCGAGGTCGCCGACTCGCGCCGGATGTTCGCGGTGTTCGACCAGCCGGACCTCAAGGCGCAGTTCACGTTCACCGTGACGGCCCCGGCGCACTGGCAGGTCGTCTCCAACTCCCCGCAGGTCGGCGAGCCCGCGCCCGTGCCGGACGGCGTGAACGCCAACGGTGGTGTCGACCGCGGCACCGCGACCTGGACGTTCGAGCCGACGCCGCGCATCTCCTCGTACATCACGGCGGTCGTCGCCGGCCCGTACCACGTGGAGCGCGGTGAGCTGACGAGCTCGGACGGTCGCACGGTCCCGCTCGGCGTCTACTGCCGCGGGTCGCTGGCCCAGCACCTCGACACCGACAACATCCTCGACGTGACCCGCGCGGGCTTCGCGTTCTACGAGGAGAAGTTCGGGGTGCCGTACCCCTTCGCCAAGTACGACCAGCTCTTCGTCCCCGAGTTCAACGCCGGCGCCATGGAGAACGCGGGCGCGGTGACGTTCCTGGAGTCGTACGTGTTCCGCTCCAAGGTCCCCGAGGCCACGGTCGAGCGCCGCGCGGTGACGATCCTGCACGAGCTCGCGCACATGTGGTTCGGCGACCTCGTGACCATGCGCTGGTGGGACGACCTGTGGCTCAACGAGTCGTTCGCCGAGTACGCCTCGACCCTGGCGGCCGCCGAGGCGACCCGCTGGACGAGCGCCTGGACGACCTTCTCCTCGCTGGAGAAGTCGTGGGCCTACCGGCAGGACCAGCTGCCCAGCACCCACCCGATCGTGGCCGACATGCGCGACCTGGAGGACGTCGAGGTCAACTTCGACGGCATCACCTACGCCAAGGGCGCCAGCGTGCTCAAGCAGCTGGTCGCCTGGGTCGGCCAGGACGAGTTCTTCGCCGGTGTGCGTGCGTACTTCGCCAAGCACGCCTGGGGCAACACCGAGCTGCGCGACCTGCTCACCGAGCTGGAGGTGACCAGCGGTCGTGACCTGTCGGCCTGGTCGGGTCTGTGGCTCGAGCAGGCCGGCGTCACGCTGCTGCGCCCGGAGATCGTGACGGACGCCGAGGGCACCATCACCGACTTCGCCGTCCTGCAGGAGGTGCCCGACTCGCACCCCGTGCAGCGCCCGCACCGCCTGGCCATCGGCGGGTACGACGTGCAGGACGGGCGGCTCGTGCGCACCCTGCACGTCGAGCTCGATGTCGACGGCGCCCGCACGCCCGTGCCCGCACTCGTCGGCCGTCCGCGCCCCGACCTCCTGCTGGTCAACGACGAGGACCTCGCCTACGCCAAGACGCGCCTCGACCCGCAGTCGCTGGCCACCGCGATCACCTCGCTGGGCCTCTTCGACGACTCGCTGCCGCGCACCCTGGTGTGGGCGGCAGCGTGGGACGCGACCCGGGACGGCGAGACGCCGGCCCGCGACTTCGTCGACCTCGTGCTCGGCAACATCGAGCACGAGACGGACTCCTCCGTGGTCCTGGTCCTGCTGCGCCAGCTCGCCACCGCGCTCGACCTGTACGTGGCTCCCGAGCACCGCGAGGCCACGACGGTCGCTGCCACCGACCGCCTGCTCACGCTCGCCGAGGCCGCTCCCGGCGGGTCGGACACACAGCTGCAGCTCGTCAAGGCGTTCGCCTCGCACGCCTCCACGCAGGCACAGCTCGACTCCGTCGCCGCGCTGCTCGACGGCCGTCAGGTCCTCGACGGCCTCTCGATCGACACCGACCTGCGCTGGGAGCTGCTGGCCTCGCTCGTCGCCGGCGGTCGCGCGGGCGAGACGGACGTCGCCGTCCAGCTGTCCGCGGACCCGACCGCGACGGGTCAGCGGGCCTCCGCCGCGGCGCGCGCGGCGATCCCGACACCGGAGGCCAAGCAGCGCGTGTGGGCCGCCGTGGTCGACGCGGACGAGCTGCCGAACGCGTTGCAGGCCGCCACCATCGGCGGCTTCGGCCGGGTGCACGACCGTGGCCTGCTCGTCCCGTTCGTGGCGCCCTACTTCGACGCGTTGGAGAAGGTCTGGGCGGACCGCACCAACGAGATGGCGCAGAACATCGTCGTGGGTCTCTACCCGACCGACCTGGCCGACGACGAGCGGGTGGACGTCCTCGGTGCGACCGATGCCTGGCTGGCCGAGCACGAGGACGCCGCCCCCGCGCTGCGCCGACTCGTGCTGGAGTCCCGCGACGGTGTCCGACGGACCCTGGCCGCGCAGGCAGCCGACCGCCTGCGCGCCTGA